In Triticum aestivum cultivar Chinese Spring chromosome 5B, IWGSC CS RefSeq v2.1, whole genome shotgun sequence, the following proteins share a genomic window:
- the LOC123113848 gene encoding protein PSK SIMULATOR 2: protein MVAEPLVHKVLAMATATLSNKKAGRKGDRDGAGGRVGILSFELANAMSRAASLHRSLSAAEAARLLGPLCLGSHAVRALVPGDDARLLALALAEKLDALNRVAAVAARLGRRCAAPALQGFDHVYADLLAGRSPASAYPFFAPASQSEAQLLRQLDRLASATAALYAELDALADLEESARKLPTDEARRALLQRARWRRQDARRLRDASLWGWTYDKAVLLLARAVCAVYHRICLVFGDPMRGLDLLLVSDDHKDREHQQSSQCHDQSSRQLFSGPVTSAKSGPIIDRLAGDADPPHPSRLRSNCGGNMFMECLSLSSSATWKDDDGLDEDDESFFSGDASSCISAIRSGMLVAPPSSGGEEHDAAKNGAESRRRRSHSRRRFGPKSTVTSLAPASTVGGSALASHYANIIMIVEKLLQYPHLVGSEARDDLYGMLPSSLRSSLRKHLPRNLGIYDAFLAHDWREALEKTLAWLAPMAHNMMRWQADRSVEQQQMEAVQQLRGGNGNGNGNVLLLQTLYFADRDKTEAVLCELLVGLNYICRYEQQQSALLDCSSSIDLDDCTVEQWHASMHH from the coding sequence ATGGTGGCCGAGCCGCTGGTGCACAAGGTGCTCGCCATGGCCACCGCCACCCTCTCCAACAAGAAGGCCGGCAGGAAGGGGGACAGGGACGGCGCCGGCGGCAGGGTCGGCATCCTGTCCTTCGAGCTGGCCAACGCCATGTCGCGCGCCGCCAGCCTCCACCGCTCGCTCTCCGCCGCCGAGGCCGCCCGCCTGCTCGGCCCGCTCTGCCTCGGCTCCCACGCCGTCCGCGCGCTCGTCCCGGGCGACGACGCGCGCCTCCTCGCCCTCGCGCTTGCCGAGAAGCTCGACGCGCTCAAccgcgtcgccgccgtcgccgcgcgcctCGGCCGCCGCTGCGCCGCCCCGGCGCTCCAGGGCTTCGACCACGTCTACGCCGACCTCCTCGCCGGCCGCTCCCCTGCCTCGGCCTACCCCTTCTTCGCCCCCGCGTCTCAGTCCGAGGCGCAGCTCCTCCGGCAGCTCGACCGCCTCGCGTCCGCCACGGCCGCGCTCTACGCCGAGCTGGACGCGCTCGCCGACCTCGAGGAGTCGGCCCGCAAGCTCCCCACCGACGAGGCCCGCCGCGCGCTCCTGCAGCGCGCCCGCTGGCGGCGCCAGGACGCGCGCCGCCTCCGCGACGCCTCGCTCTGGGGCTGGACCTACGACAAGGCCGTGCTCCTGCTCGCGCGCGCCGTCTGCGCCGTCTACCACCGCATCTGTCTCGTCTTCGGCGACCCCATGCGCGGCCTCGACCTCCTCCTTGTCAGTGACGACCACAAGGACCGAGAGCACCAGCAGAGCAGCCAATGCCACGACCAGAGCAGCCGGCAGCTCTTCTCCGGCCCGGTCACCTCCGCCAAGTCGGGACCGATTATTGacaggctcgccggcgacgcggACCCGCCACATCCAAGTCGGCTCCGGTCGAACTGCGGGGGGAACATGTTCATGGAGTGCCTGAGCCTGAGCAGCTCGGCGACATGGAAGGACGACGACGGGctggacgaggacgacgagtccttCTTCTCCGGGGACGCGAGCAGCTGCATCAGCGCGATCAGGTCAGGGATGCTGGTGGCGCCGCCGTCCAGCGGCGGCGAAGAGCACGACGCAGCCAAGAACGGCGCCGAGAGCAGAAGGAGGAGGTCTCACTCCCGCCGGCGGTTCGGGCCGAAGAGCACGGTGACCTCGCTGGCCCCGGCGTCGACGGTGGGCGGCTCGGCGCTGGCATCACACTACGCCAACATCATCATGATCGTGGAGAAGCTGCTGCAGTACCCGCACCTGGTGGGCTCGGAGGCGCGCGACGACCTCTACGGGATGCTGCCGTCGAGCCTCCGATCCTCCCTCCGGAAACACCTCCCGAGGAACCTGGGCATCTACGACGCGTTCCTGGCGCACGACTGGCGGGAGGCGCTGGAGAAGACGCTGGCCTGGCTGGCCCCCATGGCGCACAACATGATGCGGTGGCAGGCCGACCGGAGCGTCGAGCAGCAGCAGATGGAGGCCGTGCAGCAGCTCAGGGGCggcaatggcaatggcaatggcaatgTGCTGCTGCTGCAGACCTTGTACTTCGCCGACCGGGACAAGACGGAGGCGGTGCTCTGCGAGCTGCTGGTGGGGCTCAACTACATCTGCCGCTACGAGCAGCAGCAGAGCGCGCTGCTCGACTGCTCCAGCAGCATCGACTTGGACGACTGCACCGTGGAGCAGTGGCACGCCTCCATGCATCACTAG